A genomic segment from Nicotiana sylvestris chromosome 1, ASM39365v2, whole genome shotgun sequence encodes:
- the LOC138868209 gene encoding uncharacterized protein translates to MIISILYHPGKANVVADALSPKAESLGSLAYLPVAERPLALEVQVLANQFVRLDVSEPNRVLAYVVSQSSLYDRIKERQYDDPHLLVLEDTVQYSDASDVTLGDDGVLSMHGQLCVSNVDSLRELILQEAHSSRYSIHSGAAKKYQDLKQHYWWRRMKKDIVELTKSAHFITVVTTYSVERLAEIYIHEIVCLHGVPMSIISDRSTHFTSQFWRAVQRELGTQFMSLVEFSYNSSYQSSIQMAPYEGLYGRRCQSPVGWFEPGEASLLDTDLVQDTLNKAKLKE, encoded by the exons atgataatTTCCATATTAtatcacccggggaaggccaatgtggtggccgatgctttgagtccgAAGGCGGAAAGTTTGGGTAGTCTAGCATATTTACCGGTAGCAGAGAGGCCATTAGCATTGGAGGTTCAGGTTTTAGCCAACCAGTTCGTTAGATTGGATGtctcggagcccaatcgggttctgGCATATGTGGTTTCTCAGTCCTCCTTATATGACCGCATTAAGgaacgccagtatgatgatcctcatttacttgtcctggAGGACACGGTTCAGTACAGTGATGCCAGTGATGTAACTCTTGGGGATGATGGGGTACTGAGTATGCATGGTCAGTTGTGTGTTTCTAACGTAGATagtttgcgtgagttgattctccaAGAAgctcacagttcgcggtattccattcattcgggtgctgcAAAGAAGTATCAGGATTTgaagcagcactattggtggaggagaatgaagaaggacatagtaga attgaccaagtcagctcatttcattACAGTGGTGACAACTTACTCTGtggagcggttagcagagatttatatccacgagattgtttgtcttcatggtgtgccgatgTCCATTATTTCTGATAGGAGCACACAttttacatcacagttttggagagcagTGCAGCGAGAGCTAGGCACACAA TTCATGTCGCTAGTGGAGTTTTCTTATAATAGCAGTTACCAATCGAGCATTCAAATGGCTCCGTATGAAggtttatatggtagacggtgtcagTCTCctgtgggttggttcgagccaggtgaggctagtcTATTGGAtactgatttggttcaggatACCTTGAACAAGGCCAAGTTGAAGGAATAG